From the Ruminiclostridium josui JCM 17888 genome, one window contains:
- the argH gene encoding argininosuccinate lyase — MKLWGGRFAKGTDKLVDDFNSSIRFDSRMYKHDILGSIAHANMLGKCGIISANESSLIQNTLKDILNDIEDGKIDFEIDAEDIHMNVEKILISRIGDTGKKLHTGRSRNDQVALDIRMYLRDEIISIKEMIALLLSTLVKISEANLDTIMPGYTHLQRAQPITLAHHMMAYFEMFKRDYQRLCDCYSRMNILPLGSGALAGTTYPLDRYMVAQELGFDDVTQNSLDGVSDRDFAIELASCLSILMMHLSRLSEEIILWSSHEFGFVELDDAYSTGSSIMPQKKNPDVAELARGKTGRVYGSLMTLLTVMKSLPLAYNKDMQEDKEAIFDAVDTVKMCLPVFSNMIATMKVRKENMYKAAQGGFTNATDIADYLVKKGIPFRSAHEIIGKMVLYCIENNKSIDDMTMDEFKSFSDKIQEDVYTEISLEKCVSGRKLVGGPARETEEKAIENAKSFINSLV, encoded by the coding sequence TGACAGCAGAATGTACAAGCACGATATTCTGGGGAGTATCGCCCATGCAAACATGCTTGGAAAATGCGGTATTATATCAGCTAATGAAAGCAGTCTGATTCAAAATACTCTTAAAGACATTTTAAATGATATAGAAGACGGAAAAATTGATTTCGAGATTGATGCAGAAGATATTCATATGAATGTTGAAAAAATTCTCATATCAAGAATCGGTGATACCGGAAAGAAACTTCACACAGGAAGAAGCAGAAATGATCAGGTTGCTCTCGATATCCGTATGTATCTGAGAGATGAAATTATTTCAATAAAAGAAATGATTGCCCTTTTATTAAGTACTCTTGTAAAAATATCAGAAGCAAACCTTGATACGATTATGCCCGGTTACACACATCTGCAAAGAGCTCAGCCAATTACACTAGCACATCATATGATGGCTTATTTTGAAATGTTCAAGAGGGATTATCAAAGGCTTTGTGATTGTTATTCAAGAATGAATATTCTACCCCTTGGTTCAGGTGCTCTTGCAGGAACTACTTATCCTCTGGACAGATACATGGTTGCACAAGAACTGGGCTTTGACGATGTAACACAAAACAGTCTCGACGGTGTCAGTGACAGAGACTTTGCAATTGAACTAGCTTCCTGTTTATCAATACTTATGATGCACCTAAGCAGATTAAGCGAAGAAATTATTCTCTGGTCATCCCATGAATTCGGTTTTGTTGAATTGGACGACGCTTACAGTACAGGGTCAAGCATTATGCCTCAGAAGAAAAATCCGGATGTTGCAGAGCTTGCAAGGGGCAAAACAGGCCGCGTTTACGGAAGTCTTATGACTTTGCTCACAGTAATGAAGTCCCTTCCTTTAGCATACAACAAGGATATGCAGGAGGATAAGGAAGCAATATTTGATGCAGTAGATACCGTAAAAATGTGTCTGCCTGTTTTCTCAAACATGATTGCTACCATGAAAGTACGTAAGGAAAATATGTATAAAGCTGCTCAGGGCGGTTTTACAAATGCCACAGACATTGCGGATTATTTGGTAAAAAAAGGTATTCCTTTTAGAAGTGCACATGAAATAATAGGCAAAATGGTTCTTTATTGCATTGAAAACAATAAGTCTATTGATGATATGACAATGGACGAATTCAAGAGTTTTTCAGATAAAATTCAAGAAGATGTATACACTGAAATAAGTCTTGAGAAATGTGTTTCTGGCAGAAAGCTGGTTGGCGGCCCTGCACGTGAAACTGAAGAAAAAGCCATTGAAAATGCAAAATCGTTTATAAATTCTTTAGTATAA
- a CDS encoding polysaccharide deacetylase family protein, which produces MKRYIAAIVALAITSTVTVGCGVNEYYSGNKNEKSANSTSAVTSAPSKSAVDTQSQTDITKEADDSQKPEPIKIDYDKIKPNEAGQIMVVMFHNFVETYPKGKNEYTTTFAEFESLLEELYQKNYRLINLEDMLNNNIDVPAGCIPMVFTFDDGTAGQFNLVEQDGQLKANPKSAVGIMEAFNSKHPDFGLKGTFYVNLGVETFNGAGTVQDRLKYLIDKGFEIGNHTKTHVSLPDVKTSSKMLEEVGGNQKLMEEFVPGYKFKAFSLPFGNASKSLQNYVIQGNYQGIEYKHTSIVLVGANPSPSPVSPKFNPYAVPRVRSTGQEKVECDLAWWLDTMAKGSSQYISDGNKDTVVVPESKKQNVDTAKLNGKQLITY; this is translated from the coding sequence ATGAAAAGATACATAGCAGCAATTGTAGCATTGGCAATTACTTCAACAGTTACTGTAGGATGTGGGGTAAATGAATATTACTCAGGAAATAAGAATGAAAAATCCGCAAACAGCACTTCAGCAGTTACATCTGCTCCATCAAAGTCAGCTGTAGATACACAATCTCAAACTGACATTACTAAGGAAGCCGATGATTCCCAAAAACCAGAACCTATAAAAATTGACTATGATAAGATTAAGCCAAACGAAGCAGGACAGATAATGGTTGTTATGTTTCATAACTTTGTTGAAACATACCCAAAGGGGAAAAATGAGTACACAACAACTTTTGCGGAATTCGAAAGCTTGTTAGAGGAGCTATATCAAAAAAATTATAGGCTTATAAACCTTGAAGACATGTTAAACAACAATATTGATGTTCCGGCAGGGTGCATACCTATGGTTTTCACTTTTGATGATGGAACAGCTGGTCAGTTTAATCTTGTGGAGCAGGATGGACAGCTTAAAGCAAATCCCAAATCAGCTGTTGGGATTATGGAAGCTTTTAACAGTAAGCATCCTGATTTTGGACTTAAGGGTACTTTTTATGTAAACCTTGGAGTAGAAACTTTTAACGGTGCTGGGACAGTCCAGGATAGACTAAAATATTTGATTGATAAAGGCTTTGAAATAGGAAATCATACAAAGACACATGTATCTTTGCCTGATGTAAAAACTTCCTCCAAAATGCTTGAGGAAGTCGGCGGAAATCAGAAATTAATGGAAGAGTTCGTACCCGGATACAAGTTTAAGGCATTTTCATTACCCTTTGGGAATGCATCAAAGAGTCTACAGAACTATGTTATTCAGGGTAATTACCAGGGTATAGAGTACAAACATACCTCAATAGTACTAGTAGGTGCAAATCCATCACCGTCACCAGTTTCGCCAAAGTTCAATCCCTATGCTGTACCGAGGGTAAGATCAACGGGACAGGAAAAGGTGGAATGTGACCTTGCATGGTGGCTGGATACCATGGCAAAAGGCAGCTCACAGTACATCAGCGACGGTAATAAGGATACTGTGGTAGTACCTGAATCAAAAAAGCAAAATGTTGATACGGCAAAATTAAATGGCAAGCAGTTGATTACCTATTAA
- a CDS encoding Dabb family protein, translated as MLTHIVLFKLKDKSEDTIQKTKDLLLGLKDQIPCLKFIEVGVDIVHSERSYDIGLYTKFDSMADMEAYQVHPAHLKVLEHIKLVKESSIAVDYES; from the coding sequence ATGCTTACACACATTGTTTTATTTAAATTAAAAGACAAGAGTGAAGACACTATTCAAAAAACAAAAGACCTATTGCTTGGATTAAAGGATCAAATACCTTGTTTGAAATTTATAGAAGTTGGGGTAGATATTGTTCATTCAGAAAGATCATATGACATAGGACTTTACACAAAGTTTGATTCAATGGCTGATATGGAGGCGTATCAGGTTCATCCTGCACACTTAAAAGTTCTTGAGCATATAAAGCTTGTTAAAGAGTCATCAATTGCAGTAGATTATGAAAGTTAA
- a CDS encoding YcdB/YcdC domain-containing protein codes for MKRFISMLLVVAVLSVFMIPAMAAENTVQVDKELQNAIKFVKSKIDIPKECTKFSYNIYNRNDRIVWSLLWNDEDSQKNINVQIDEDNLISSYNSYDYMENVNKKIPKYSKDQAKKIAEQFVNHLNPKLLDKFKLNESNAYGYSGGYNFGYVRQENGINFENDFINVSINSYTGKVVTYTCNYSKDTKFEDPSNIISLNQAQKAYAEKLGLKLVYNVKLENEKPVTYLAYVPKTTNKYIDAVTGEVVTVKNYRMLENGATEYEKYALMDTAATGSISNIALTPDELEAVNGISNLITKEAADKKLRSISTFNLDSSYKLTNSYLGKDWRYSNSLAWTLTYTKVLDESKKLIRQIHITVDAKTGLLIEFWADYIPDSNAVPQKSMEQAKAICDETLKALMPDIYAKVKYDDTYITYESKPESRYSFRYIRVENGIECRDNYISINYDNLSGNIDSLYTNWSNELKFDAPKNIITVEEANKVLFNKIGYGIKYIPDDSEETDISIEDYKYGTIYSKNAVLGYLVDTSKPCNISAVNGDILDSSGVVYKEDKVEDYRDVNGIKAEDKVKILTQMGIRYIQDELRPADALLQKDYFVLLSKLNDFYYIDRVADNDKAIENMYSQLIAQGIITKAEKAPLSVITREEAAKYFIKFKGLSEVAEIKGIYKSSFKDASKINPDLLGYVCLTAGFKAMNGSNGNFMPKNKMTRLDGLMTIYNFLAAK; via the coding sequence TTGAAAAGATTTATTTCAATGTTGCTGGTGGTTGCTGTTTTATCAGTATTTATGATTCCTGCAATGGCAGCCGAAAATACAGTACAGGTGGATAAAGAGCTTCAAAACGCTATAAAATTTGTTAAATCAAAGATTGACATTCCAAAAGAATGTACTAAATTCAGTTACAATATTTACAACAGAAATGATAGAATTGTATGGAGCCTTCTTTGGAATGATGAAGATTCACAAAAGAATATAAATGTACAAATAGACGAAGACAATCTTATATCATCATACAATTCTTATGATTACATGGAAAATGTAAATAAAAAGATACCAAAGTACTCAAAGGATCAGGCGAAAAAAATTGCAGAACAGTTTGTAAACCACTTGAATCCTAAACTTTTGGATAAGTTTAAACTGAATGAAAGCAATGCATACGGATATAGTGGAGGGTATAACTTCGGTTATGTACGACAAGAAAACGGTATAAATTTTGAAAACGACTTTATAAATGTCTCCATTAATTCTTACACCGGAAAAGTTGTCACTTATACATGTAATTATTCAAAGGACACAAAGTTTGAAGATCCTTCAAATATAATAAGCCTAAATCAGGCTCAAAAGGCATATGCTGAAAAACTTGGACTTAAGTTGGTTTACAATGTTAAATTAGAAAATGAAAAGCCCGTAACATATCTAGCATATGTTCCTAAAACAACAAATAAGTATATAGACGCTGTTACTGGAGAGGTTGTAACAGTAAAAAATTACAGAATGCTTGAAAATGGAGCAACAGAATATGAAAAATATGCATTGATGGATACTGCAGCAACAGGATCAATTTCAAATATTGCACTGACTCCTGATGAACTGGAGGCGGTGAATGGCATATCCAACCTTATTACAAAGGAGGCTGCTGACAAGAAGTTACGTTCTATAAGCACCTTCAATCTTGACAGTTCATATAAATTGACAAATTCTTACTTGGGTAAGGATTGGAGATACAGCAATTCACTTGCATGGACATTGACTTATACAAAGGTACTGGATGAAAGTAAGAAACTGATAAGACAAATTCATATTACTGTAGATGCAAAAACAGGGTTATTGATAGAATTCTGGGCAGATTATATACCGGATTCAAATGCGGTTCCTCAAAAGTCTATGGAGCAGGCAAAAGCAATATGTGATGAGACATTAAAAGCACTTATGCCTGATATTTATGCAAAAGTAAAATATGACGATACGTATATAACATATGAGTCAAAGCCTGAAAGCAGATATTCCTTCAGGTATATACGAGTTGAAAACGGAATTGAGTGTCGTGATAACTATATATCTATAAATTATGATAATCTGTCAGGAAATATCGACAGTCTTTATACCAATTGGTCAAATGAATTAAAGTTTGATGCTCCTAAAAATATAATCACTGTTGAAGAAGCAAACAAGGTACTGTTTAATAAAATAGGGTATGGAATAAAGTACATACCAGATGATTCTGAAGAAACAGATATATCCATTGAAGATTATAAGTATGGCACAATATATTCTAAAAATGCCGTTCTGGGATATCTAGTAGATACCTCAAAACCATGCAATATCAGTGCAGTTAACGGGGATATTCTGGATAGCTCTGGAGTGGTATACAAAGAGGATAAAGTTGAAGACTATCGAGATGTAAATGGAATAAAAGCCGAAGACAAGGTAAAAATATTAACACAGATGGGTATTAGATATATTCAGGATGAACTTAGACCCGCAGATGCGTTGCTCCAAAAGGATTATTTTGTTCTGCTTTCCAAATTGAATGATTTTTACTACATAGATAGGGTGGCTGACAATGATAAGGCAATTGAAAATATGTACAGTCAACTGATTGCTCAGGGTATAATAACAAAGGCAGAAAAAGCTCCTCTTTCTGTAATTACCCGAGAGGAGGCAGCGAAGTATTTTATTAAATTCAAGGGATTAAGTGAAGTTGCTGAAATAAAGGGTATATATAAAAGCAGTTTTAAAGATGCCAGTAAAATAAATCCAGATCTTCTGGGCTATGTGTGTCTTACTGCAGGATTTAAAGCAATGAACGGAAGTAATGGAAACTTTATGCCAAAAAACAAAATGACAAGATTGGATGGACTCATGACTATTTACAATTTTCTGGCTGCTAAATAA
- a CDS encoding LysM peptidoglycan-binding domain-containing protein has product MDGNIRLSATVISYMGSSSNKDDFYFNGNFSNCHNTQSIQCSFEKSSSNFVFAVSDSLGIDDGETDNISAVREIKRYHEAAKKQHFSLEAITEKIYDAVQLSSNLIYSKSVISSQNNPILTGFSSLIIENNRAVIMNLGNNGAFLFRHGLQKDIFSYGESRKNEKLKSLGITPNTAELYTDTDKILKIAEQESKTKIKLSSSITIEEGDIILLCSDGVLNSLNRSRIEAVIDSGLEPQKMASVLFQEASKNDMEESLTLMVIKVEEVRNISYIPIQRRMEKFDMDEDDDEFELPDEPEKSHSVVNYILGFICVLIISGVLFMGYLIISNKGLFASDRDPGNPTQSTQTASNTTDLPSVSTNTEGASTASDSQAVSSDNSDDNNDDDTNVGDVKDSNNDNSNKQEPAKTSEPSDSNEGTEEYTVHVVKQGDTLSSISTKYYGTPSKYTEILKYNNLKNADSINIGDELKIPKSK; this is encoded by the coding sequence GTGGATGGAAACATAAGGCTAAGTGCTACAGTAATAAGTTATATGGGCAGCAGCTCAAACAAAGACGATTTCTATTTTAATGGAAACTTTTCAAATTGCCATAATACACAGAGTATTCAGTGTTCTTTTGAAAAATCCTCAAGTAACTTCGTTTTTGCTGTTTCGGATTCTCTGGGAATTGATGACGGTGAAACGGATAACATATCTGCTGTAAGAGAAATAAAAAGATACCATGAAGCTGCTAAAAAGCAGCATTTTTCGCTTGAAGCTATTACAGAAAAAATATATGATGCAGTTCAGCTTTCCAGCAATTTAATATATAGTAAATCAGTTATATCCAGTCAGAACAACCCAATACTAACCGGTTTTTCATCACTAATTATTGAAAATAACAGAGCTGTGATAATGAACCTTGGAAATAATGGTGCTTTTCTGTTCAGGCATGGACTTCAAAAAGATATTTTTTCATATGGAGAAAGTAGAAAAAATGAAAAGCTTAAATCACTTGGAATAACCCCAAACACAGCGGAGCTGTATACAGATACCGACAAAATACTAAAAATAGCAGAACAAGAATCAAAAACAAAAATAAAACTTTCTTCCAGTATAACCATTGAAGAAGGAGATATTATTCTTCTATGTAGTGATGGAGTATTAAACAGCTTAAACAGGAGCAGAATTGAAGCGGTTATTGATTCAGGTTTGGAGCCTCAAAAAATGGCCAGTGTTCTTTTTCAGGAAGCATCAAAGAATGATATGGAAGAAAGTTTAACACTTATGGTTATAAAAGTCGAAGAGGTAAGAAATATATCATATATTCCCATCCAAAGAAGAATGGAAAAGTTTGATATGGATGAAGACGATGACGAATTTGAATTACCTGATGAGCCTGAAAAAAGCCACAGTGTTGTTAATTACATATTAGGATTCATATGTGTACTTATAATTTCAGGAGTTTTATTTATGGGGTATCTCATAATAAGCAATAAAGGATTGTTTGCTTCTGATAGAGATCCAGGGAATCCTACTCAATCAACTCAGACGGCATCCAATACAACTGATTTACCTTCTGTATCTACAAATACAGAGGGTGCTTCAACAGCTTCAGACTCCCAAGCAGTATCATCGGATAATAGCGATGATAATAATGATGATGATACTAACGTTGGTGATGTCAAGGATTCGAATAATGATAATTCAAATAAACAGGAACCTGCAAAAACTTCTGAACCTTCGGATTCAAATGAGGGAACTGAGGAATATACGGTTCATGTGGTTAAACAAGGAGACACCCTTAGCTCCATTAGTACGAAATACTATGGAACACCTTCAAAGTATACTGAAATATTGAAATACAACAATTTGAAGAATGCTGACAGTATTAACATAGGCGATGAGTTGAAAATACCAAAATCAAAATAA
- a CDS encoding YtxH domain-containing protein, translated as MDLKDLLKKNKKKSTKKQAAKNVAIGAGIGTAVGVAAGVLLAPKSGKETREDIAKVTKDTLENVKDGLNTAKEKIEDIIKKEKDCSSTENEAVEECVCTEEEKAE; from the coding sequence ATGGATTTAAAGGATTTACTTAAAAAGAATAAAAAGAAATCAACTAAAAAGCAGGCTGCTAAAAATGTTGCAATTGGTGCCGGAATAGGAACAGCTGTTGGTGTAGCAGCCGGAGTGCTTTTAGCTCCTAAATCAGGAAAGGAAACAAGGGAAGATATAGCTAAAGTAACAAAGGATACGCTGGAAAATGTTAAAGATGGCTTGAATACAGCAAAAGAAAAGATTGAAGATATTATAAAAAAAGAAAAGGACTGCAGCAGCACCGAAAACGAAGCCGTTGAGGAATGTGTTTGTACAGAGGAAGAAAAGGCTGAATAA
- a CDS encoding TIGR03905 family TSCPD domain-containing protein, giving the protein MQFKTRGTCSSQISFEIEDGKLKNVRFSKGCSGNLQGISSLVEGMPAYEVVTRLKGIDCQGRGTSCPDQLACAIESVLKTQQAG; this is encoded by the coding sequence ATGCAATTCAAAACAAGAGGTACCTGCTCAAGCCAGATAAGTTTTGAGATTGAAGACGGAAAATTAAAAAATGTTCGCTTCAGCAAAGGGTGTTCAGGAAATCTTCAGGGTATCAGCTCTCTTGTTGAGGGTATGCCGGCATATGAAGTAGTTACAAGGTTAAAAGGTATTGACTGCCAGGGAAGAGGTACTTCATGTCCTGATCAGTTGGCTTGTGCTATTGAATCAGTTTTAAAAACACAGCAGGCAGGGTAA
- the glgA gene encoding glycogen synthase GlgA, whose amino-acid sequence MNNLNILFASSEVFPFAKTGGLGDVAGSLPKALSKLGCDIRVVMPKYNVIPQQYKSQMEYLGFIYVDVSWRHQYCGIFRLNYDGITYYFLDNEYYFNRPELYGDYDQAEQFTFFSKALLELLPFIGFKANIIHCNDWQTGVVSLLLKAVYKSNPFYKNIKTIFTIHNLKYQGIFPKEVLSDLLGLDWRYFTPEGIEFNGNVNFLKAGLVYSDTISTVSPTYANEIKNDFFGEGLNGVLIKRSADLYGILNGIDYEKNNPETDTRLYAPYSADNISQKYENKRRLQQDLGLPVRADVPIISIISRLTSQKGFDLIECVLEEILQMDIQLIILGKGDEHYKYIFENAAYWHKDKVSANITFSDTLAQRIYAASDMFLMPSLFEPCGLGQIFSFRYGAVPIVRETGGLNDTVLSYNEANGEGNGFTFTNYNAHDMLNTIRRAVHFYYNKKDIWSLLVQRGMRSDFSWEKSAQEYMNMYHKTLQNSNN is encoded by the coding sequence GTGAATAATTTAAATATTTTGTTTGCTTCTTCAGAAGTATTCCCTTTTGCAAAAACCGGAGGTCTTGGTGATGTTGCCGGTTCCCTTCCAAAAGCTCTGTCAAAGCTGGGTTGTGATATTCGTGTAGTTATGCCAAAGTACAATGTAATCCCCCAACAGTACAAGTCCCAAATGGAATATCTCGGCTTTATTTATGTGGATGTGTCATGGAGACATCAGTATTGTGGTATTTTTAGATTAAACTATGACGGAATAACATACTATTTTCTTGATAATGAATATTACTTTAACAGGCCTGAACTATATGGCGATTATGACCAGGCCGAACAATTTACTTTTTTCAGTAAAGCCCTTTTAGAATTGCTTCCTTTCATAGGTTTCAAGGCTAATATAATACATTGCAATGATTGGCAGACAGGAGTTGTAAGTCTTTTATTAAAAGCAGTGTACAAAAGCAATCCTTTTTACAAAAACATTAAAACCATATTTACTATACACAATCTAAAATATCAGGGTATCTTCCCCAAAGAAGTACTTTCGGATTTGCTTGGATTGGATTGGAGATACTTCACCCCTGAAGGAATTGAATTTAACGGAAATGTAAACTTTTTAAAAGCTGGCTTAGTATATTCGGACACAATAAGTACTGTAAGTCCTACTTATGCCAATGAAATAAAAAATGATTTTTTCGGTGAAGGTTTAAATGGCGTATTAATCAAACGTTCAGCAGATTTGTACGGAATATTGAACGGTATTGACTATGAAAAAAATAATCCTGAAACTGATACCAGATTGTATGCTCCGTACTCGGCTGACAATATATCTCAAAAGTATGAAAATAAACGAAGGTTACAGCAGGATTTAGGTCTTCCCGTAAGAGCAGATGTACCTATAATCAGTATTATTTCAAGGCTCACTTCTCAAAAAGGCTTTGACCTTATAGAATGCGTACTTGAAGAAATCCTGCAAATGGATATTCAGCTTATCATACTTGGCAAAGGAGACGAGCATTACAAATATATTTTTGAAAATGCGGCATATTGGCATAAAGACAAGGTTTCAGCAAACATAACCTTTAGTGATACTCTTGCTCAACGAATTTATGCGGCATCAGACATGTTTCTTATGCCTTCCTTGTTTGAGCCATGCGGACTAGGTCAGATTTTCAGCTTCCGGTATGGAGCTGTTCCCATTGTCCGCGAAACAGGCGGCCTTAATGATACCGTTTTATCATACAACGAAGCTAACGGTGAAGGGAACGGTTTTACTTTTACAAACTACAATGCACATGATATGCTTAATACAATCAGGCGTGCAGTCCATTTTTATTATAATAAAAAAGATATCTGGAGCCTTCTTGTTCAAAGAGGCATGAGATCAGATTTCAGTTGGGAGAAATCAGCACAGGAATACATGAATATGTATCATAAAACACTGCAAAATAGCAATAACTAA
- a CDS encoding cob(I)yrinic acid a,c-diamide adenosyltransferase → MSKKGLVHIYTGDGKGKTTAAIGLGIRACGDSMKVLMVQFLKSRDTCELNSLKKMEPEFTVIRGFSCKKFVWNMTEEEKEEARKEASEIFLNVKNLIIQNKYGLVILDELIGVLNNGFISEDDVIAMIKDKPQETELVLTGRNAGKRLIEAADYVSEIKAVKHPYQEGVPARKGIEF, encoded by the coding sequence ATGAGTAAAAAAGGTTTAGTACACATTTATACTGGTGATGGCAAAGGTAAGACTACAGCTGCAATAGGACTTGGAATAAGGGCCTGCGGAGACAGTATGAAGGTTCTAATGGTTCAGTTTCTCAAAAGCAGAGATACCTGTGAGCTTAATTCTCTAAAGAAAATGGAACCGGAGTTTACTGTAATAAGAGGTTTCAGCTGTAAAAAGTTTGTATGGAATATGACTGAGGAAGAAAAGGAAGAAGCACGAAAAGAGGCTTCTGAAATTTTCCTTAATGTAAAAAATCTTATCATACAAAACAAATACGGTTTGGTTATTTTGGACGAATTGATAGGGGTTCTGAATAATGGGTTTATCAGTGAGGATGATGTTATTGCTATGATAAAAGATAAACCCCAAGAAACAGAACTTGTATTAACCGGGAGAAATGCCGGAAAACGTCTGATAGAAGCTGCCGACTACGTATCTGAAATAAAAGCAGTAAAGCATCCGTATCAAGAAGGAGTTCCGGCCAGAAAGGGAATAGAATTTTAG
- the folK gene encoding 2-amino-4-hydroxy-6-hydroxymethyldihydropteridine diphosphokinase — MCENVITAFIGLGSNIGDREYQLNSAIELLKQIEKIQVTAVSSYYNTAPVGYEQQPDFLNAVVEIRTSLSARELLNVCSGIEKELKRERIIHWGPRTIDLDILLYGSDIIYDTDLVIPHPRMHERRFVLEPLNEIAPFVLHPVFNKNINEIYHENFL, encoded by the coding sequence ATGTGTGAGAATGTAATTACTGCATTTATAGGGTTAGGTTCAAATATTGGAGATAGGGAATACCAGCTGAACAGCGCGATTGAACTTCTGAAACAGATTGAAAAGATTCAAGTTACGGCGGTGTCTTCTTACTATAATACTGCTCCGGTTGGGTATGAACAGCAGCCGGATTTTTTAAATGCGGTGGTTGAAATAAGGACATCACTGTCGGCTAGAGAGCTTTTGAATGTGTGTTCAGGAATAGAAAAGGAACTCAAAAGAGAGAGAATAATACACTGGGGACCAAGGACTATTGACCTCGATATACTCCTATACGGAAGTGATATTATCTATGACACAGATTTGGTAATTCCTCATCCAAGAATGCATGAACGCAGATTTGTACTGGAGCCTTTAAACGAAATAGCACCTTTTGTATTGCATCCGGTATTTAATAAAAATATAAATGAAATATATCATGAAAACTTTCTGTAA
- the folB gene encoding dihydroneopterin aldolase, translating into MDKIIIEDLEVYAYHGVAEEEKKLGQMFLVSLEISADLTTAAKNHDLSCTLNYAEVCRVVGDIVSSDKYDLIETVAYKILEGIFINFQKAESVKILLKKPWAPMGYHLKYAGVQLERTRGEFNV; encoded by the coding sequence ATGGATAAAATAATTATAGAAGATTTAGAAGTGTATGCTTATCACGGGGTAGCAGAAGAAGAGAAGAAATTGGGGCAAATGTTTCTTGTTTCATTGGAAATATCAGCTGACTTAACTACTGCTGCTAAAAACCATGACTTAAGCTGCACTTTAAATTACGCAGAGGTATGTAGAGTTGTTGGAGATATTGTAAGCTCAGACAAATATGATTTAATTGAAACGGTTGCATATAAAATTCTTGAGGGCATATTTATTAACTTTCAAAAGGCTGAATCAGTAAAAATACTGCTAAAAAAACCTTGGGCTCCCATGGGATATCATCTTAAATACGCAGGAGTCCAGCTTGAGCGTACCAGGGGCGAATTCAATGTGTGA